The nucleotide window GCTATCCACATAATTATCGCGGATACCGGCACCATACTCCACGCCGTGAATGCCAATACCACCGCCTATCGTGGCGCTCTGTGACAATGACCCGTCACTCTGAAGCTGCTGGAACTTCCGTTTGGAGTCTTCGTTGGGGTAATCCAGTAACATAAAGCGGCTCCAGCGATTATCCAGCCTTTTGCTCTGAATATGAAACGTACCTTCCGGTGTCTTCCGGTCTCCTTCCACTTCCTTGTCTCCCTGGTCTTTATTACCAAAAACAACCTTGTAAATTTTTCTCAGCGTTACATCTTCATAAAGGTACATGCGGTAATCGCTCTTGTCTATCAGCAGGAAAATCTTATCCGGATTGACATTGCTCGTAGTGAGCCGTACATTGTACAGGTCACTGTTGCCAACAAATGCGGATAATGGCATCAGCAATAGTATTACTGCATACCAGTAAAATCGGTTCATCATAGGGTGATTAAATATGCTGATAACGTTGATAAAGATTTATTTATTGCGGCCCAATAAAAAGCGCGGCATACAGGTGTATGCCGCGCTTCGCTTCAAATATGCATGGATTAGTAACCGAAAATCTCTTCCAGGGAAAGTGTTTTCACCTGACCGATTTTTTTCAGATCATCCATATTGACTTTCTTTTCAGAAGCTACCACACAATAAGTGTAAGGCTTGTGGGCAATGTTTTCATCGTGGAATTTCTTCACATCGCTGAAATTCATTTTATTGATAGACTCATACACCTGTTTGCGGATATCTGTGCTCAGACCCAGTTTCTGTGCAGCCAGGTAACTGAAGATAATACCGTCGTTGGTGATACGTTCTGTTTCAATATCCTGCTTCATGGATTCTTTAGCTGTCTCCAACAGCTTATCAGAACGGGGGATATCATTCAGCAGCTCATTCATGCCTTTGATAGCCTCACTCATTTTATCTGCCTGACTGCCTACATAAGCGATCTGAGAATAACGTTCTCCTTTTTTGTCCGGAGATACAAACATCGCATAGGTAGAGTAAGCCAGTGCTTTAGACTCACGGATGGTCTGGAACACGATAGAGCCCATACCTCCGCCGAAGTAGTTATTGAACAGGGTGATGATGCCTGTATTGGCAGGATCATACACTGATTCGTTACCTACCCAGTTTACTTCTGTCTGTACCATGTCGTAGTCCGCAAAAAGTACCTGGTTGTTGCTCTGGGTTGTTTTTGTGAATTTCACGGCAGCTGGTGCTTCTTTAAAGCTGGCTGGCAGCGTGTGTACTTTCTTCACATCAGCAACAGCAGTAGCAAGTGGCTGAGGACCATAGTAGATAACAGTATGCTTATAGGAAGGCAGCTCATGCAGCAGTGTGGTGAGCTCTGTAGCAGTCACCGCATCCAGATCTGCCTGACTCAGTTGGTTATTAAAAGGATTGCGTGCACCAAACATCGCATAGTTGACAACCCCTTTCATGATAGCACTCTTGCTGAGTTTCGCATCAGAGCGGGATTTCTGCATACGGGCTTTCAGGGAAGCCAGTGCAGCATCATTAGGCTGGCAGTGTGTCAGCACGTTTTCAAACAGTGTAACGGCTTTATCGAAGTTTTCCTGCAGACCTGTGATAGTAATGGTAGTATTTTCAGCGGAGGCAGCTACGCTGAAGTTGCAGGCGATATTGTAAAACTCTTTGCTGATCTGTTCTGCAGTGTATTTATCAGTACCCAGGAATTGCAGGTACTGAGCAGCCAGACCCAGTTTTTTGTTGCTCCAGGAGCCCATATCAAAACGGTAATAGAGGCGGAACAGACCGTTATCTTTGTTCTGCACATACATCATGTTGGTATTGCCAACAGAAGCAGTCTGGATATCTTTTCCATAATCCAGCCACTGAGGTTGCACTGGTGTGGCTGGCATGGCAGCTACTTTCTGCAGGAAGGCAGATTGTGCTTCGCGATTTACCTCTACCGGGGTGATAGCAGGTTTCTCTACCTTTTGGATGTTTTTATCTTCGCCTTTACGTTTGTACACCACAACGTAGTTGTTGCTGAGGTATTGGTTGGCGTAGTCAACGATCTGTTTTTTGGTCACTTTACCCATATCATCAACATAGGCCACATCGTAGGTCCAGTTGGCGCCTTTGCTCTTAATGAAAGCATCCATGATGGAGGTAGCGCGGGTATTGTTGCTTTCCAGGCCCTGCAGTTCGGACAGTTTAGCATTGTTGACAATCGCTTTCACGAGTGACTCGTCGAACTCTCCTTTTTTGAGGATGTCCAGTTGACCAAGCAGCAGGCTTTTAACATCATCCAGTGTTTGGCCAGGTTTGGCTTTACCGGATAAAGACAAGATGGAGTAGTCTTTCAGGGACATTACACCGGCGCTTGAGTTCAGGACCTTCTGTTGTTTGTTGATGTTGAGATCGAGCAGACCAGCTTTACCATTTTGCATGATGCTGGACAGCACACCCAATACCAGCGAGGATTTGGTATCCAGTGCACCAGGCAGTCTGAATGCGATATCGATGCTTTCTGCATCAGGACCAAATACTTCTTTTACCACTGGTGCTTTGAAAGCCGCTTCCGGAGCAGGTTTGTATTCTTTTACCGGTTGAGTTTTCATGTAGCCGAACTTATTGTCGATGGTTTTGATCACGTAGTCCGGATCAAAGTCACCAGCCATTACAATGGCCATGTTGTTGGGCACATAATAGGTATTGTAGAAGTCGCGGATGGCTTTCAGGTTTGGATTCTTGAGGTGTTCTATGGTGCCGATGGTAGACTGCTGCCCGTAGTTATGAGTTGGGAACAGTGCTGCCAGCAGGGCTTCGTAAACCTTACGGCCATCGTTGTCGAGACCACGGTTTTTTTCCTCGTATACAGCTTCCAGCTCGGTATGGAAGAGGCGGAATACCGGGTCACGGAATCTTTCTGACTGAACGGTCAGGTATTTATCGATGGCGTTGGAAGGAATATCTTCTTCATAGATGGTTTCTTCCACCCAGGTATGTGCGTTGGTACCCTGGGCGCCCATGCCTGTCATCATTTTATCGTATTCGTTGGCGATAGCGTATTTAGCGGCTATGCCGGAAACGCTGTCGATCTCATGATACACAGCTTTACGAGCGGCAGGATCTGTTGTTTTGTTGTACTTGTCATACAGACGTTCGATCTGGTCGATATAAGGTTTTTCCTTAGCCCAGTCGAGAGAGCCGTATTGCTGGGTACCTTTAAAGAGCAGGTGCTCCAGATAGTGGGCCAGGCCGGTATGATCCTTCGGATCGTTGTTGCTGCCAGCGCGGGTACCGATCAGTGTCTGGATACGGGGCTCTTTTTTATTGACACTCAAGATAACAGTAAGGCCGTTCTTCAGGGTATAAAAACGGGCTTTCATGGGGTCATCCGTTACATAACGATAGGAGTAGCCTCCGGAGGTGGCGTCTTTCCATTGGAATTTGCCCTGCGCAATGGCTGTTTGCAGTGTTCCGGCAAACAACAACAGCGATACAGTTAGTTTAAGCAGTTTCATAAGAAATCTGTTGGTTGGTTTAGAAATTGTCACCAAATATAACCGGAAGGGGAAAAATAACCGCGCTAAAAAAATGATAATTCTATGAACGGCAAGGCATAGGAATATACAACCGATTGAAAATCAACCAGCATCACAAGACAAGCATACCACTCATCTAATTAAAGATCAAGGAATTAGGTTATTCAATAAAAAATTTGAGTGTTTACTGGCTACCAGTCCATTCCAGAGAGAATCGGCGGGCGGCACAGCATGATGGCGTTTTTTGGCAATTGTGGGTTTGGATGGAGCTGTATGAACGGCAGGAGCCGGACGGCTGGCTGTCGCTAAAATTTTCTGCGGGGCTTCCTGGTTGCTGGCAATAGCCGGAACATCAACAGGAAGTTGCAGAATTCCACCCGTATTTCTGGTGACTTTTACACCAAGCAGGCGTTTATCACAGGAATGCACCCAGGCAATACAACCAATACACGCCATCAGGGCGATGAATGAACGCATAAAGATATTTTTGGTCTGGTCAAAAAATGTTAGAATCCATTTAACCGTAACCCAATAGAAAACGGATATTGCTGTAATCCGTAGTCATGCAAAGGCGTGAGGGCGAAGTTTCCATAGAGTTTTACAGGGCCATAGCCAAGTTCACTAGTGAGTCCGAAACGCCATTTGTTGAGGTTGAAATCATCGGTTTTCCGCACTTTGCCTCTTTCTTCACTGATTTGTTTGGTTCTGGATTTGATCAGGTAACCACCGGAGACACCAAAGCTCGCCTGAAATGCGCGATTAGGGCGGGCCGGGTTAGAATTAAAGTTAAGCATCACCGGGATCGATATATATTCGGCAAATAACTTGTTTTTTGAAAACTCTATTGTATCCCTGATAATCCTGGTCGCATAGCCAGGTTGGTAAGTTATATTTCGGGCATACCTGAAGTTGTTCATCTCCAATCCTAAGGCATATAACAAGTTCAACTTGTGTTTTGTTATATTCAGCCGTTGTTCAAAAAGCCAGATATTAAAATTGATCGATTTTCCGGTGATAAGTTTAAATTCAGCTGGTGTTAAAGGTTCACTTCCTTCTCTGGGTGCAAAAGTGGCCAGACCTGCAGCGGAATAGTTGTAAGTTTTGCTGGTAGGCTGAGCGCCA belongs to Chitinophaga sp. HK235 and includes:
- a CDS encoding murein L,D-transpeptidase family protein; the encoded protein is MMNRFYWYAVILLLMPLSAFVGNSDLYNVRLTTSNVNPDKIFLLIDKSDYRMYLYEDVTLRKIYKVVFGNKDQGDKEVEGDRKTPEGTFHIQSKRLDNRWSRFMLLDYPNEDSKRKFQQLQSDGSLSQSATIGGGIGIHGVEYGAGIRDNYVDSRENWTMGCVSMKNADVNELYEIIKVGTPVVIRR
- a CDS encoding pitrilysin family protein, with the translated sequence MKLLKLTVSLLLFAGTLQTAIAQGKFQWKDATSGGYSYRYVTDDPMKARFYTLKNGLTVILSVNKKEPRIQTLIGTRAGSNNDPKDHTGLAHYLEHLLFKGTQQYGSLDWAKEKPYIDQIERLYDKYNKTTDPAARKAVYHEIDSVSGIAAKYAIANEYDKMMTGMGAQGTNAHTWVEETIYEEDIPSNAIDKYLTVQSERFRDPVFRLFHTELEAVYEEKNRGLDNDGRKVYEALLAALFPTHNYGQQSTIGTIEHLKNPNLKAIRDFYNTYYVPNNMAIVMAGDFDPDYVIKTIDNKFGYMKTQPVKEYKPAPEAAFKAPVVKEVFGPDAESIDIAFRLPGALDTKSSLVLGVLSSIMQNGKAGLLDLNINKQQKVLNSSAGVMSLKDYSILSLSGKAKPGQTLDDVKSLLLGQLDILKKGEFDESLVKAIVNNAKLSELQGLESNNTRATSIMDAFIKSKGANWTYDVAYVDDMGKVTKKQIVDYANQYLSNNYVVVYKRKGEDKNIQKVEKPAITPVEVNREAQSAFLQKVAAMPATPVQPQWLDYGKDIQTASVGNTNMMYVQNKDNGLFRLYYRFDMGSWSNKKLGLAAQYLQFLGTDKYTAEQISKEFYNIACNFSVAASAENTTITITGLQENFDKAVTLFENVLTHCQPNDAALASLKARMQKSRSDAKLSKSAIMKGVVNYAMFGARNPFNNQLSQADLDAVTATELTTLLHELPSYKHTVIYYGPQPLATAVADVKKVHTLPASFKEAPAAVKFTKTTQSNNQVLFADYDMVQTEVNWVGNESVYDPANTGIITLFNNYFGGGMGSIVFQTIRESKALAYSTYAMFVSPDKKGERYSQIAYVGSQADKMSEAIKGMNELLNDIPRSDKLLETAKESMKQDIETERITNDGIIFSYLAAQKLGLSTDIRKQVYESINKMNFSDVKKFHDENIAHKPYTYCVVASEKKVNMDDLKKIGQVKTLSLEEIFGY
- a CDS encoding outer membrane beta-barrel protein; protein product: MKHKVLLCLLLVLCVGLAQGQNVDTSHQGITAAAITAPLPDTFWIKGLIIIKGKNEKGRNSYKIYSDTAYARARLKKNLHTRWFVFDIGFNNYIDRSEYNGASYIAYYPNTTSFYNGAQPTSKTYNYSAAGLATFAPREGSEPLTPAEFKLITGKSINFNIWLFEQRLNITKHKLNLLYALGLEMNNFRYARNITYQPGYATRIIRDTIEFSKNKLFAEYISIPVMLNFNSNPARPNRAFQASFGVSGGYLIKSRTKQISEERGKVRKTDDFNLNKWRFGLTSELGYGPVKLYGNFALTPLHDYGLQQYPFSIGLRLNGF